The following are encoded in a window of Solibacillus sp. FSL R7-0668 genomic DNA:
- the yhfH gene encoding protein YhfH — MLENVVEFFKNLPDKVCVSCGDKIEEQSECYSNNCDKCNSL, encoded by the coding sequence ATGTTAGAAAACGTAGTGGAATTTTTCAAAAATTTACCAGATAAAGTTTGCGTATCATGCGGTGACAAAATTGAAGAACAAAGCGAATGCTACAGCAACAATTGTGATAAATGCAACTCACTTTAA
- a CDS encoding response regulator transcription factor, with translation MTTILIVDDEIDMRQLIDLVLVNSGFQTIHAENGAEAYQIISRQAIDLVLLDVMMPGEDGFEVCQAIHAMTMDKVPIIFLTARDAKDDKVKGLMIGGDDYIVKPFTAEELVARIYAVLRRSGGLIQEPEVQIIQHGVIKLDEISRKVFIEDELIMLTLKEFELLYLFMKHPNNVYSREQLLEHIWDLNYSGGTRTVDTHIKTLRIKLGKKSKEASDYIQTVWGVGYRFEKVL, from the coding sequence ATGACGACAATCTTAATTGTAGATGATGAAATCGATATGCGTCAGCTCATTGATTTAGTATTAGTAAACTCAGGCTTCCAAACGATTCACGCTGAAAATGGGGCAGAGGCTTATCAAATAATTAGTCGACAGGCCATTGACTTAGTGTTATTAGATGTCATGATGCCAGGTGAAGATGGCTTTGAGGTGTGTCAAGCCATCCATGCCATGACGATGGACAAGGTGCCTATTATCTTTTTAACGGCGCGGGATGCGAAGGACGATAAAGTAAAGGGACTGATGATTGGTGGCGATGACTATATTGTAAAGCCCTTTACGGCAGAGGAATTAGTTGCACGGATTTATGCGGTGTTGCGCCGCTCAGGTGGACTCATTCAAGAGCCGGAAGTTCAGATTATCCAGCATGGGGTCATTAAATTAGATGAAATTTCGCGTAAAGTTTTTATCGAGGATGAATTGATTATGTTGACTTTAAAGGAGTTTGAACTGCTCTATTTATTTATGAAGCATCCAAATAATGTCTATTCACGCGAACAGCTGCTGGAGCATATTTGGGATTTGAATTATTCTGGTGGCACGCGCACAGTCGATACACATATTAAAACATTACGTATTAAATTAGGAAAAAAATCAAAGGAAGCAAGCGACTATATTCAAACGGTATGGGGTGTAGGCTATCGCTTTGAAAAGGTCTTATGA
- a CDS encoding sensor histidine kinase, whose product MKKLSSKIWLLIVLFLSATVVFMYIFTNFLYEQLYVEDTKTTMIEVGEKLQTKYTGGKVTDELIAEIDAYAAYSNLEIFAVRNPRELSACVPFDIDYDALIGVDERQQLLQGKAVTKIGYEERFERQIISVILPFTDQNRLEGIIYVYYPLAKISELAQQEVILLVTGAVMFLLVAAFFVYYGMGKILQPLAKLQRAVGKMTKGHYETRVEVTSKDEIGSLSAAFNQMAAAIQREDEAQKSFLATVSHELRTPISYVKGYSEAIQNGLVDAQQKEEAVQIIAKEAARMERLTNEFMQLARKDEMTVSEYDPLVLAESLRDAICLVSQQAMNKQIQIKQNFDEELIVIGDEQKLKQVWINVIENAIRYSHEHAQIIMTTSQLDKEAVITIQDFGIGIPEEDVPHVTERFYRVNKARSRMDGGSGLGLSIVEQIIQQHNGSLKIESKVEQGTNVMITLPLMEESG is encoded by the coding sequence ATGAAAAAGCTTTCATCGAAAATTTGGTTGCTCATCGTGTTATTTTTAAGTGCTACCGTAGTATTTATGTATATATTTACAAACTTTTTATATGAGCAGCTCTATGTAGAAGATACAAAGACTACCATGATTGAAGTAGGGGAAAAGCTGCAAACCAAATACACAGGTGGCAAAGTAACGGATGAGCTGATCGCTGAAATTGATGCGTATGCGGCTTATTCCAATCTCGAAATTTTTGCGGTACGTAACCCACGTGAGCTTAGTGCCTGTGTTCCGTTTGATATTGATTATGATGCCTTAATTGGGGTCGATGAACGTCAGCAGCTGCTGCAGGGTAAGGCCGTTACGAAAATAGGCTATGAGGAACGTTTTGAGCGTCAAATCATTTCTGTTATTTTACCATTTACCGATCAAAATCGTTTAGAGGGTATTATTTATGTGTATTACCCACTTGCTAAAATTTCTGAGCTTGCTCAGCAAGAAGTCATTTTACTTGTAACGGGTGCTGTAATGTTTTTATTAGTGGCGGCATTTTTTGTTTATTATGGTATGGGCAAAATTTTGCAGCCACTTGCGAAATTGCAGCGAGCGGTAGGCAAAATGACAAAGGGACATTATGAAACGAGAGTGGAAGTGACATCCAAAGATGAAATCGGAAGCCTGTCAGCTGCATTTAACCAGATGGCAGCAGCAATTCAACGAGAGGATGAAGCACAAAAATCCTTTTTAGCTACCGTATCGCATGAACTACGTACACCAATTAGCTATGTCAAAGGCTATAGTGAAGCCATTCAAAATGGACTAGTGGATGCGCAGCAAAAGGAAGAGGCCGTTCAAATTATTGCAAAAGAAGCTGCGCGTATGGAACGTTTAACGAATGAGTTCATGCAGCTCGCACGAAAAGACGAAATGACGGTGAGTGAATATGATCCGCTTGTCTTGGCGGAAAGCTTACGTGATGCGATTTGCTTAGTAAGCCAGCAAGCGATGAACAAGCAGATTCAAATCAAGCAAAATTTTGATGAAGAATTGATTGTCATAGGTGATGAACAAAAGCTAAAGCAGGTATGGATTAATGTTATCGAAAATGCAATTCGTTATTCACATGAGCATGCACAAATTATCATGACAACGTCTCAATTAGACAAAGAGGCAGTCATTACAATACAGGATTTTGGAATTGGTATCCCCGAGGAAGATGTACCTCATGTAACGGAGCGCTTTTATCGTGTGAATAAGGCACGTAGTCGAATGGATGGAGGCAGTGGATTAGGGCTGTCAATCGTAGAACAAATCATTCAACAGCATAACGGATCGTTAAAAATTGAAAGCAAAGTTGAACAAGGGACAAATGTAATGATAACACTACCATTAATGGAGGAATCAGGATGA
- a CDS encoding YhgE/Pip domain-containing protein encodes MIKAEWLKIFKTRKMLISVIAVLFVPVMYSGMFLWAFWDPYANLDSMPVAIVNEDKGTTMDGESMELGQTLVDKLVESKQFQFEEIDAADANQQLLNQKYYILIKIPENFSEHVTTLLDDQPQKLVIDYIPNEGFNFLSAQIGETAMDRIKAEVNKQVSTTYAEKLFDSITQLGDGFVEAADGAGKLDEGAKKLADGADELKGYLEQLASSSVELSAGTDTLAEGAKTAATGASELATGVAKIADGSKQLSDGAQTAAEGANSLQQGIESYTNGVAQVANGQTELTAGQANLTENLALLTQGTAGIDDKVKALADGSANVSAGMEQLAAQLEAIIPMLPEEKQAALTTALAQLQEGTKQVSGGLSQLHVGTNGLDDKIAAISAGAEKLNAGQQQVSEGVGQLQQNSAQLTDGAASLAAGNATIADKLLELSTGAASAEAGAQSLAQGLNTLVEGSNKLNDGTSLLAEKSGELAQGSTTLVEGTKELTDGTTTLTDKLTEASEKADVHPTEDTYDMVGAPVEVEKESVNHVPNYGTGFAPYFISLGLFVGALLISIVFPLVEPAIIPKTGASWFISKVSVLMGVGIVQSLLTVAIVVWGLGLEVGNMPQFIFTTILTSFTFLAIVQMLVSLFGDPGRFIAIIVLILQLTTSAGTFPIELVPEQLQFFNKILPMTFSVQGFKAAISTGDTTFLMFNWSLLATVMLLCLVVTFGYFALVHKKRYSKHHTEA; translated from the coding sequence GTGATAAAAGCAGAATGGCTGAAAATTTTCAAAACGAGAAAAATGCTGATTTCTGTAATTGCGGTACTTTTCGTGCCTGTCATGTATAGTGGTATGTTTTTATGGGCGTTTTGGGATCCATACGCAAATTTAGATAGCATGCCCGTAGCAATTGTCAATGAAGACAAAGGGACTACCATGGACGGGGAATCGATGGAGCTTGGTCAAACCTTAGTGGATAAGCTCGTTGAAAGTAAGCAATTTCAATTTGAAGAAATCGATGCAGCAGATGCCAATCAACAATTATTAAATCAAAAATATTATATTTTAATTAAAATCCCAGAAAATTTTTCTGAGCATGTGACAACATTATTGGACGATCAGCCACAAAAATTAGTGATTGATTATATCCCGAATGAGGGCTTCAACTTTTTAAGTGCGCAAATTGGTGAAACAGCGATGGATCGCATTAAAGCAGAAGTTAATAAACAAGTGTCTACTACCTATGCTGAAAAATTATTTGATTCGATTACCCAGCTTGGTGATGGTTTTGTGGAAGCAGCGGATGGCGCTGGAAAATTAGATGAAGGTGCCAAAAAATTAGCAGACGGTGCCGATGAATTGAAAGGCTATTTAGAGCAATTAGCTTCAAGCTCAGTTGAATTATCAGCTGGTACAGATACATTAGCAGAGGGTGCAAAAACAGCTGCAACAGGGGCGAGTGAATTAGCAACAGGTGTAGCCAAAATTGCAGATGGCAGTAAACAATTATCAGACGGAGCACAAACAGCCGCAGAAGGTGCAAATAGCTTACAGCAAGGTATTGAAAGCTACACAAATGGGGTTGCTCAAGTCGCAAATGGTCAAACAGAATTAACAGCTGGTCAGGCAAATTTAACGGAAAATTTAGCGTTATTAACACAAGGTACAGCAGGTATTGATGACAAGGTAAAAGCATTAGCCGATGGATCAGCCAATGTATCTGCGGGCATGGAGCAACTAGCAGCACAGCTAGAAGCGATTATTCCGATGCTACCAGAAGAAAAGCAAGCAGCGTTAACAACAGCATTGGCGCAATTACAAGAAGGCACGAAACAAGTAAGCGGTGGTTTAAGTCAATTACATGTTGGAACAAATGGCTTAGACGATAAAATCGCTGCGATTAGCGCGGGTGCTGAAAAATTAAATGCGGGTCAACAGCAAGTAAGTGAAGGGGTAGGTCAATTACAGCAAAATTCAGCCCAGCTTACAGATGGTGCCGCTTCCCTTGCAGCAGGTAACGCTACAATTGCGGATAAGCTACTTGAATTAAGCACAGGTGCAGCAAGTGCTGAAGCAGGAGCACAATCATTAGCACAAGGGTTAAATACTTTAGTAGAGGGCTCTAACAAATTAAATGACGGCACAAGCTTACTGGCAGAAAAATCTGGTGAGTTAGCGCAAGGCTCTACTACATTAGTCGAAGGTACCAAAGAGCTAACAGATGGTACAACGACATTAACCGATAAATTGACAGAAGCTAGTGAAAAAGCAGACGTACATCCAACTGAAGATACGTACGATATGGTCGGTGCACCAGTGGAAGTTGAAAAAGAATCTGTCAACCACGTACCAAACTATGGTACAGGTTTTGCACCATACTTTATTTCATTAGGGTTATTTGTCGGGGCATTATTAATTTCCATTGTCTTCCCACTTGTGGAACCAGCGATTATTCCAAAAACAGGAGCAAGTTGGTTTATTAGTAAAGTATCTGTATTAATGGGTGTTGGTATTGTACAATCCTTATTAACAGTAGCGATTGTCGTGTGGGGATTAGGACTTGAAGTAGGGAACATGCCACAGTTTATTTTCACAACGATTTTAACAAGCTTTACATTCCTTGCAATTGTTCAAATGCTTGTGTCATTATTCGGTGACCCTGGCCGCTTTATCGCCATTATTGTGTTAATTCTTCAATTAACAACAAGTGCAGGTACATTCCCAATCGAATTAGTACCAGAACAATTACAATTCTTTAATAAAATTTTACCGATGACATTCTCTGTTCAAGGCTTCAAGGCAGCTATTTCAACAGGTGATACAACATTCTTAATGTTCAATTGGTCATTACTAGCTACAGTGATGCTGTTATGTTTAGTCGTTACATTCGGTTATTTCGCATTAGTACACAAAAAACGCTATTCAAAACATCATACAGAAGCATAA
- a CDS encoding FixH family protein, whose product MKKWMYSMVAVPFLLFGCGDEQQLQTDANTEAPAIVEVDIQTAELVSAGEPIQLAARITQNGEAVDDADEVKFEVWESGLRDQGEMLFGELTSDGLYAVDYTFDYDGVYYMYAHTTARGMHVMPKQKLVVGKPDMSKVLEDTSSDTMEDSEHKDEEKEEDHNH is encoded by the coding sequence ATGAAAAAATGGATGTATAGTATGGTTGCAGTACCGTTTTTATTATTTGGCTGTGGAGATGAACAACAACTTCAAACAGATGCCAATACCGAGGCACCGGCAATTGTTGAGGTGGATATTCAAACAGCCGAATTAGTATCCGCTGGTGAACCAATTCAATTAGCAGCCCGCATTACACAAAATGGAGAGGCCGTAGATGATGCGGATGAAGTAAAATTCGAAGTATGGGAATCCGGCCTACGTGACCAAGGAGAAATGCTATTTGGGGAATTAACGTCAGATGGTTTATACGCGGTGGACTATACATTCGATTATGACGGGGTTTACTATATGTATGCTCATACTACAGCGCGAGGAATGCATGTCATGCCAAAGCAAAAGCTTGTTGTAGGGAAACCGGATATGAGCAAGGTGTTAGAAGATACAAGCTCCGATACAATGGAGGATTCAGAGCATAAAGACGAAGAAAAAGAAGAAGATCATAATCATTAA
- a CDS encoding TetR/AcrR family transcriptional regulator has translation MDRRYEILHAATKSFSLFGYKATTIEQVAKIANVGKGTIYTFFSNKEELFQEVVFHLINEMKHETDQLIDTNASFIQNAHTALMKMLQFRERHMLFAKLIEEEKALRTPEVQQMLLKIEAEIISYVSMRIRNGIAKDEIIDCNAEHVAYLLFKSYLAFIVDWQLTHHEPLNEQEILALFSETIFRGLAKKK, from the coding sequence ATGGATCGTCGATATGAAATTTTACATGCAGCTACAAAATCGTTTTCATTATTTGGTTATAAAGCAACGACGATAGAGCAGGTGGCAAAAATCGCTAATGTCGGTAAAGGAACGATTTATACGTTTTTTTCAAATAAGGAAGAACTATTTCAAGAGGTGGTCTTTCATTTAATTAATGAAATGAAGCATGAAACCGATCAACTCATCGATACGAATGCGAGCTTTATTCAAAATGCGCATACAGCCTTAATGAAAATGCTTCAATTCCGTGAGCGGCATATGCTATTTGCCAAATTGATTGAAGAAGAAAAAGCACTTCGTACACCAGAAGTACAGCAAATGCTTTTAAAAATCGAGGCAGAGATTATTTCATATGTGTCCATGCGTATTCGAAATGGGATTGCAAAAGATGAAATCATTGATTGTAATGCAGAGCATGTAGCCTATTTATTGTTTAAATCGTATTTAGCGTTTATTGTAGATTGGCAGTTGACACATCATGAGCCACTTAACGAACAAGAGATTTTGGCCTTATTTAGTGAAACCATTTTTCGTGGTTTAGCAAAGAAAAAGTAG
- a CDS encoding lipoate--protein ligase: MYFIDNKGITDPRINLAIEEYVLKNMDIEKDDFLLFYINQPSIIIGKNQNTIEEINTDYVEANNVLVVRRLSGGGAVYHDLNNLNFSFLTKDDGNSFSNYKKFTQPVVDALAKLGVNSELSGRNDILAEGKKVSGNAQYSTRGRMFSHGTLMFDLDIDAVVNSLKVKQDKIESKGIKSVRSRVANIIDFLPEKITVEEFRMEILKSIFGGEENIQYYELTEEDWTNIHEISKNRYQLWEWNYGKSPRFNIQKTKRFPSGSIDIRLEVNKGIIEDVTIFGDFFGVGDVEEVAQRLIGTKYDRTAIAEVLKDMDIPTYFGGITEEDFLQLIY, translated from the coding sequence TTGTATTTTATCGACAATAAAGGAATTACAGATCCACGAATTAACTTAGCAATCGAAGAATATGTACTAAAAAACATGGATATCGAAAAGGATGACTTTTTACTGTTCTACATCAATCAGCCTTCAATTATCATTGGCAAAAACCAAAACACGATTGAGGAAATTAACACAGACTACGTAGAAGCCAATAATGTTTTAGTCGTTCGTCGTCTTTCAGGTGGTGGCGCGGTATACCATGATCTCAACAACTTAAACTTCAGCTTCTTAACGAAGGATGACGGCAACAGCTTTAGTAACTACAAAAAATTCACACAGCCAGTTGTAGATGCGCTTGCAAAATTAGGTGTAAACTCTGAATTATCAGGTCGTAATGATATTTTAGCAGAAGGCAAAAAAGTGTCTGGTAATGCGCAATACTCTACTCGTGGACGCATGTTTAGCCACGGGACATTAATGTTTGATTTAGATATTGATGCGGTAGTGAATTCCTTAAAAGTAAAGCAGGACAAAATCGAATCAAAAGGGATTAAATCGGTTCGCTCGCGTGTTGCAAATATTATTGATTTCTTGCCAGAAAAAATTACGGTCGAGGAGTTCCGTATGGAGATTTTAAAATCGATCTTTGGTGGAGAAGAAAATATTCAATATTATGAATTAACGGAAGAGGATTGGACAAACATCCATGAAATTTCAAAAAATCGTTATCAACTTTGGGAGTGGAATTACGGGAAATCACCACGATTCAACATTCAAAAAACAAAGCGCTTCCCATCAGGCAGCATTGATATTCGTCTTGAAGTGAATAAAGGGATTATTGAAGACGTAACGATTTTCGGTGATTTCTTCGGCGTTGGTGATGTGGAGGAAGTAGCACAGCGTTTAATCGGTACAAAGTATG